A portion of the Mesobacillus sp. AQ2 genome contains these proteins:
- a CDS encoding long-chain fatty acid--CoA ligase: MKLADLLENNISEYGEYPFIFYQDQEFSNVETKKYADQIANGLRKLGVENGDRVVVCMPNNPEVIFSYQGITRSGAVIVPIMFTLHPKEIQYIIKNCQAKVVIASAYTAENMKKAIAELEVKPLLVVADLPGSDEMVNLYDLMSVDSFANEENVHQNDTAVILYTSGTTGNPKGVLLTHKNLYTNAVNSADHNETDRGVTIGVLPLAHVYGLTISNTCYLTGSSIVVFSRFDPQEIFKAIETYKVRSFSAVPAMIHAMVGSPKADQYDTSSLEWIGSGSAPLPIALLNGFRQRFDAKVLEGYGLSEAAPIVTAHNKKIDIKPGSVGIPIPGVQIKIIDDEGREVPTGDVGELLVSGDNVTPGYYQNKEETNRVIRDGWLHTGDMAKVDEDGYLFIVDRKKDLVIRGGFNIYPRDIEELLNAHESVSEAAVIGVPDERMGEEIVACVVKKTEADPSEEELIQYCQDHLARNKTPKRIIFMESLPRNGVGKILKIRLRETAANIHTH, translated from the coding sequence ATGAAACTTGCAGATCTGCTTGAAAACAATATTAGTGAATATGGTGAATATCCATTTATTTTTTATCAGGATCAGGAGTTTTCCAATGTTGAAACAAAAAAATATGCTGACCAAATCGCAAATGGTCTCAGGAAACTTGGCGTCGAAAATGGTGACAGGGTTGTTGTCTGTATGCCAAACAACCCTGAAGTAATTTTTTCCTATCAGGGAATTACCAGAAGCGGCGCCGTGATCGTTCCAATCATGTTCACCCTTCATCCAAAAGAAATCCAGTATATTATTAAAAACTGCCAGGCGAAAGTTGTGATTGCCTCTGCTTATACAGCAGAAAATATGAAGAAGGCCATTGCGGAGCTCGAAGTGAAGCCGCTCCTTGTTGTTGCCGATCTTCCAGGCAGCGATGAGATGGTCAATCTATATGACCTTATGTCTGTGGACTCATTTGCCAACGAAGAAAATGTCCATCAGAACGATACCGCTGTCATTTTATACACCTCTGGAACGACCGGAAATCCAAAAGGCGTTCTGTTGACCCACAAAAATCTCTACACCAATGCCGTTAACTCTGCAGACCATAACGAAACCGACAGAGGCGTTACAATCGGCGTCCTCCCGTTAGCGCATGTATATGGCCTGACCATCTCTAATACGTGCTATTTAACAGGGAGTTCTATTGTTGTCTTCTCAAGATTTGATCCGCAGGAAATTTTCAAAGCCATAGAGACATACAAAGTAAGGTCCTTCTCAGCAGTGCCTGCCATGATTCACGCTATGGTTGGAAGTCCGAAGGCTGATCAATATGATACTTCTTCTTTGGAATGGATTGGTTCCGGCTCGGCCCCACTGCCAATAGCACTGTTGAATGGTTTCCGCCAAAGATTTGATGCGAAGGTGTTAGAGGGCTATGGATTATCTGAAGCCGCCCCCATCGTTACCGCACATAATAAAAAAATCGACATTAAGCCTGGCTCAGTCGGAATCCCGATTCCAGGAGTCCAGATAAAAATCATTGATGACGAGGGCAGGGAGGTGCCGACCGGGGATGTCGGCGAACTGCTTGTTTCCGGTGACAACGTAACACCCGGTTATTATCAGAACAAAGAAGAAACAAACCGTGTCATCAGGGATGGCTGGCTGCATACTGGCGACATGGCGAAAGTTGATGAAGATGGATATCTTTTTATCGTCGACCGAAAAAAAGATCTGGTGATCAGGGGCGGTTTCAATATCTATCCCCGTGACATCGAGGAACTGCTGAATGCACATGAGTCTGTCTCGGAAGCCGCTGTCATAGGTGTTCCTGATGAAAGGATGGGCGAGGAGATTGTTGCGTGTGTAGTGAAAAAAACGGAAGCCGATCCGTCAGAAGAGGAACTGATTCAATACTGCCAGGATCACCTTGCCAGGAATAAGACACCAAAAAGGATTATCTTCATGGAATCATTGCCACGGAATGGTGTCGGTAAAATTCTTAAAATTAGACTAAGAGAAACCGCTGCAAATATCCACACACATTAA
- a CDS encoding R2-like ligand-binding oxidase: MEQRTILTTSKRGLQVDSFPFRLYQKAKKFGIWNPADIDFTQDQEDWRQLTAEQQNDILRLISQFQAGEEAVTLDLLPLIMAIAKEGRLEEEMFLTTFLFEEAKHTEFFRLVLNALGETGDLSGHHTETYKTIFYEILPTTMDRLLTDQSPEAIAEAATVYNMFVEGVLAETGYYSFYQNLETLGLMPGLLKGIGNLKRDESRHIGYGTFLLQRLICEHPHLYEYVEGKMQELTPLAIRLNQEGFRDNDVSTFGNQIEDTMNFTLKQLSVRMEILSRARGKRIEEIYRVSESEMGVL; this comes from the coding sequence ATGGAGCAGAGAACGATTTTAACGACAAGCAAGCGAGGGCTGCAGGTAGATTCATTCCCGTTCCGACTCTATCAAAAAGCGAAGAAATTCGGCATCTGGAATCCTGCAGATATTGATTTTACCCAGGACCAGGAGGACTGGAGGCAGCTGACCGCCGAACAGCAAAATGATATTCTCCGCCTGATCTCGCAATTCCAGGCCGGTGAGGAAGCAGTCACACTCGACCTCCTGCCGCTGATCATGGCTATCGCAAAGGAAGGCAGGCTTGAGGAAGAGATGTTCCTCACAACCTTCCTGTTTGAAGAAGCCAAGCATACCGAGTTCTTCAGGCTTGTTCTGAACGCTCTGGGAGAAACAGGTGACCTCTCAGGACACCACACAGAGACTTACAAAACGATTTTCTATGAAATATTGCCAACTACGATGGATCGCCTTTTGACTGACCAATCACCGGAAGCCATCGCCGAAGCCGCCACCGTCTATAACATGTTCGTTGAAGGGGTACTTGCCGAAACCGGCTATTATTCCTTCTATCAAAATCTCGAAACCCTCGGCCTGATGCCAGGACTCCTTAAGGGAATCGGCAATTTAAAAAGGGACGAGTCCAGACATATCGGCTACGGAACGTTCCTGCTGCAAAGATTGATCTGCGAGCATCCACATTTGTACGAATATGTTGAAGGCAAAATGCAAGAGCTGACTCCGCTGGCCATCCGCTTGAACCAGGAGGGCTTCCGTGACAATGATGTCAGCACTTTTGGCAACCAGATTGAAGATACAATGAACTTCACTTTAAAACAGCTATCTGTCCGGATGGAAATCCTCTCGAGAGCAAGAGGCAAGCGGATCGAAGAGATATATAGAGTGTCGGAGAGTGAGATGGGAGTTTTGTAA
- a CDS encoding aldehyde dehydrogenase family protein has translation MTVNVDVKTFPLFINGKWEAASTQETFDVFNPATGELAAHVAKGNAADVERAVEAARKAFDETDWKDMKPKERSKVLYAISYQIAAHAEELAYLEAISSGGTVRRIGANDILQMVDLFQTLAKFVEEYPFSETLPSPPFPGPAHNFIWREPIGVCAAITPWNLPMMIATWKIAPALAMGNTIVVKPASYTPLSTLKLAEIISQVVPPGVINVVTGPGAEVGETLASHPKVDKVAFTGSTEVGRKVMQLAAGTVKNTTLEQGGKSPNIILEDADLSIALPGSLFGVFLHSGQLCESGTRLFVPDHLHDVIVENLVKLAGKIKLGNPLDPATDVGPIISQKQKETILSYIEAGKAEGATLLCGGKELNVAGCENGHFIEPTIFTNVTNDMKIAREEIFGPVLSVIRYTDVDEAIRMANDSIYGLAAGVWTQDVNKAYDVARKLQAGVVWINDWHMLRNYAPFGGYKQSGIGREMGKHSLDAYTQVKHVHTSMVPEVHKRSWYGLLLSDSGE, from the coding sequence ATGACTGTAAATGTCGATGTAAAAACGTTTCCGTTATTCATTAATGGAAAGTGGGAGGCTGCAAGCACCCAGGAAACCTTTGATGTCTTTAATCCAGCTACCGGGGAATTGGCAGCACACGTGGCAAAAGGAAATGCAGCGGATGTGGAAAGAGCAGTAGAGGCGGCAAGGAAAGCATTCGATGAAACCGACTGGAAGGATATGAAGCCAAAGGAAAGATCGAAGGTGTTGTACGCCATTTCTTATCAGATTGCTGCACATGCTGAAGAACTTGCTTACCTTGAAGCCATAAGCTCTGGTGGTACCGTTAGGAGAATCGGGGCAAACGACATTTTGCAAATGGTTGACTTGTTCCAAACATTGGCAAAGTTTGTGGAAGAGTATCCATTTTCGGAAACGCTTCCAAGTCCGCCGTTCCCTGGACCGGCTCACAATTTTATCTGGCGCGAGCCAATTGGGGTTTGCGCGGCGATTACTCCGTGGAATCTCCCGATGATGATTGCGACCTGGAAAATCGCACCGGCTTTGGCGATGGGCAATACAATTGTGGTCAAGCCTGCAAGCTATACTCCGTTATCGACCCTGAAACTTGCTGAGATCATTTCCCAGGTCGTGCCTCCAGGAGTCATAAATGTTGTGACCGGGCCAGGTGCCGAAGTTGGTGAAACGCTGGCAAGCCATCCGAAGGTCGATAAGGTTGCTTTTACAGGGTCGACTGAAGTCGGACGCAAGGTAATGCAGTTAGCCGCAGGCACAGTTAAAAATACAACACTTGAGCAAGGCGGGAAATCTCCAAACATCATACTTGAGGATGCCGACTTAAGCATCGCCCTGCCTGGAAGTTTATTTGGAGTGTTCCTGCATTCCGGGCAGCTATGTGAATCAGGGACAAGGTTATTTGTGCCTGACCACTTACATGATGTGATTGTGGAAAATCTCGTAAAGCTGGCTGGCAAAATCAAACTTGGAAATCCGCTTGATCCAGCTACTGATGTTGGTCCAATCATTTCACAGAAGCAAAAAGAAACCATCTTATCCTATATCGAAGCGGGCAAAGCAGAAGGTGCAACGCTCCTCTGCGGCGGTAAGGAACTAAATGTTGCCGGCTGCGAAAATGGACACTTCATCGAACCGACGATTTTCACGAATGTCACAAACGATATGAAAATCGCTCGGGAGGAAATCTTCGGGCCAGTGCTGTCTGTTATTCGATATACCGATGTAGATGAAGCCATCAGGATGGCGAATGACTCTATCTATGGGCTTGCTGCCGGAGTATGGACACAGGATGTCAATAAAGCATATGACGTGGCACGCAAGCTGCAGGCTGGAGTTGTCTGGATCAACGACTGGCATATGCTGCGCAATTATGCACCATTTGGCGGCTACAAACAGAGCGGAATCGGCCGTGAGATGGGGAAGCATTCACTTGATGCCTATACTCAGGTTAAGCATGTCCATACTTCAATGGTACCAGAAGTTCATAAGCGTTCATGGTATGGCTTGCTGCTTTCCGACAGTGGTGAATAA
- a CDS encoding iron-containing alcohol dehydrogenase, translated as MQSTSLSQFSLHSAIYSGSNSRAMVPDLFKGLGAKRVVLFSDRGLKKAGVVEKVAQIFELTSKGTGPELAGIYVDIAQDAESSSVNEALRYAREFGADGLLAVGGGSVLDTVKGVKYAMHKGLTDIKEAIPGGFLYEQFPKATHIPIPHIAVPTTAGTGSEVSPIAVIYNEDIQMKGNIINPFLSADIAVLDPDLTVGLPPAITAFTGFDALTHAIEALASPNANALTDAHALHAIRLIEKNLPVAVCEGSNLNARMEMLQASLMGITAFSFALNAIPIHNFAHAYGALFRIPHGLANAVFLPVVMEYVPSLYLPKVKELASALRVSFNDDDDNENVLAKVIEKIRVLQHKTGLPSDFAQYNLTEEDLERVAGAVAKDPAAVSFPMPKELIHAVGQQVVPIGVK; from the coding sequence ATGCAAAGTACATCATTATCGCAATTCTCGCTCCACTCAGCAATATACAGTGGCTCAAATTCAAGGGCAATGGTGCCTGATTTGTTCAAGGGATTAGGTGCAAAAAGGGTGGTTCTTTTTAGCGACAGGGGCCTTAAAAAAGCAGGAGTAGTCGAAAAAGTTGCCCAGATTTTTGAATTGACGTCCAAAGGCACGGGTCCTGAATTAGCTGGTATTTATGTGGATATTGCTCAGGACGCAGAAAGCAGTTCTGTGAATGAGGCACTCCGATATGCACGGGAATTTGGTGCGGATGGCTTGCTTGCTGTCGGCGGCGGAAGTGTACTTGACACGGTCAAAGGCGTAAAATACGCCATGCATAAAGGATTGACCGACATCAAGGAAGCCATACCCGGAGGCTTTTTATATGAGCAATTCCCGAAAGCAACCCATATACCAATCCCGCATATTGCAGTACCAACTACTGCTGGTACCGGTTCGGAAGTCTCGCCGATCGCGGTCATATACAATGAAGATATCCAAATGAAAGGAAATATTATCAATCCTTTCCTCAGCGCGGATATTGCCGTACTGGATCCAGACCTTACTGTGGGGCTGCCACCGGCAATCACCGCATTCACAGGCTTCGATGCACTGACACACGCAATTGAAGCCCTGGCATCACCAAACGCAAATGCACTTACTGATGCACATGCATTGCACGCAATCAGGCTGATCGAAAAGAATCTCCCTGTTGCCGTATGTGAAGGCTCAAACCTTAATGCAAGAATGGAAATGCTGCAGGCGAGCCTAATGGGAATTACCGCGTTCAGCTTTGCATTGAATGCGATCCCGATCCATAACTTTGCACATGCCTATGGCGCACTCTTCAGAATTCCGCATGGACTGGCGAATGCTGTTTTCCTTCCTGTCGTCATGGAATATGTACCAAGCCTGTATCTTCCGAAGGTAAAAGAACTGGCATCTGCCTTGCGTGTTTCATTCAATGACGACGATGACAATGAGAACGTACTGGCAAAAGTCATTGAAAAGATTCGAGTCCTTCAGCACAAAACTGGCTTGCCATCAGACTTTGCACAGTACAATTTAACAGAGGAAGACCTGGAGAGGGTTGCCGGAGCTGTAGCGAAAGACCCTGCAGCGGTTTCTTTCCCGATGCCGAAGGAACTGATTCACGCTGTCGGCCAGCAGGTTGTGCCGATTGGCGTAAAGTAA
- a CDS encoding acyl-CoA dehydrogenase family protein — protein sequence MDFDFTDEQELLRKTVRNFVDREIMPYIKEWDEKQHFESSILTRLADLGLMGVCIPEQYGGSGMDYNSLAIVCEELERGDTAFRTAVSVHTGLNSMTLLQWGNEEQKQKYLVPQSKGEKVGAFGLTEPNAGSDVAAMQTTAADAGDHYILNGSKTWISLCDVADHFLVFAYTDKSKKHHGISAFIVERSWEGFSSKSIKGKLGIRAGNTGEIFFDNVKVPKQNLVGNEGDGFKIAMSALDNGRFTVAAGACGTIMASLEASLKYCHERSTFGKEIGRHQLVQQMIAKMEAGLIQSRLLVYRAGWLKNQGKRNTRETSLAKWQACDYAYEAANDAVQIHGAYGFSNEYPVERYLRNAKAPVIYEGTREIHTVMQAEYALGYRFDKPLSNMLPAWPFESVSEEIMK from the coding sequence ATGGATTTTGATTTTACAGATGAACAAGAGCTGTTAAGGAAAACAGTCAGGAATTTTGTTGACAGGGAAATCATGCCTTATATAAAAGAATGGGATGAAAAGCAGCATTTTGAGAGTAGTATTTTGACAAGGCTTGCGGATCTTGGCCTCATGGGAGTATGCATACCGGAACAATATGGCGGCAGTGGGATGGATTATAATTCACTGGCAATTGTGTGTGAAGAACTGGAGCGCGGGGACACAGCCTTCAGGACTGCAGTCTCCGTTCACACCGGCCTCAACAGTATGACTCTCCTGCAATGGGGAAATGAAGAGCAAAAACAGAAGTATTTAGTTCCTCAGTCAAAAGGGGAAAAGGTAGGGGCTTTCGGATTGACCGAGCCAAATGCAGGATCGGACGTTGCGGCAATGCAGACAACAGCCGCTGACGCGGGGGATCACTATATTCTGAATGGGTCAAAAACCTGGATTTCATTATGTGATGTTGCTGACCATTTCCTCGTATTTGCGTATACGGATAAAAGCAAAAAACACCATGGCATATCAGCCTTCATCGTGGAAAGGAGCTGGGAGGGCTTCTCCTCCAAGTCAATAAAAGGGAAGCTTGGAATCAGGGCCGGGAATACCGGCGAAATCTTTTTTGACAATGTAAAGGTTCCTAAACAAAACCTGGTGGGCAATGAAGGTGACGGCTTTAAAATCGCGATGTCCGCCCTGGATAATGGCCGTTTCACGGTGGCCGCAGGTGCGTGCGGAACGATTATGGCTAGTCTTGAAGCAAGTTTGAAGTATTGTCATGAAAGAAGTACATTCGGCAAGGAAATCGGCAGGCACCAGCTCGTCCAACAAATGATCGCGAAGATGGAAGCGGGGCTGATACAATCACGCTTGCTCGTGTACCGGGCAGGCTGGCTTAAAAATCAGGGCAAACGGAATACCCGTGAAACCTCACTGGCCAAATGGCAGGCATGCGACTATGCCTATGAAGCAGCAAATGATGCCGTGCAAATCCATGGTGCCTATGGTTTTTCAAACGAATATCCTGTGGAACGATATTTGCGGAACGCCAAAGCGCCGGTCATATATGAAGGAACGCGGGAAATCCATACGGTTATGCAAGCGGAATATGCACTAGGCTATCGATTTGATAAACCACTCTCGAATATGCTCCCCGCTTGGCCTTTTGAGTCGGTATCAGAAGAAATCATGAAATGA
- a CDS encoding M42 family metallopeptidase, translated as MAYPNTDETVNLIKELVSIPSPSGNTNEVITYVENYLKELQVETKRNRKGGLTASLPGKDQQNHRMLTAHVDTLGAIVKEIKPSGRLKLDLIGGFKYNSIEGEYCEIETSSGKKFTGTILMHQTSVHVYKDAGKAERNQDNMEVRVDEKVHNADDVRALGIEVGDFVSFDPRVQLTPSGYIKSRHLDDKASVAILLQLIKQMKSENIELPYTTHFLISNNEEIGYGGNSNITSETVEYLAVDMGAMGDGQSTDEYTVSICVKDASGPYHYELRKRLTQLAIDNGIGYKLDIYPFYGSDASAAIRSGHDIIHGLIGPGIDSSHAFERTHKDSIENTAKLLYHYVQSEMVL; from the coding sequence ATGGCATACCCAAATACGGATGAGACGGTGAATCTGATAAAGGAACTGGTCAGCATCCCGAGTCCTTCAGGAAATACCAATGAAGTGATTACATATGTAGAGAATTATTTAAAGGAATTGCAGGTAGAAACAAAAAGAAACCGCAAGGGCGGGTTGACTGCTAGCTTGCCAGGTAAAGATCAGCAAAATCATAGGATGCTGACTGCCCACGTCGATACTCTTGGAGCCATCGTAAAAGAAATTAAGCCAAGCGGACGCCTTAAGCTTGATTTAATCGGCGGCTTTAAGTACAACTCCATCGAGGGCGAATATTGCGAGATTGAAACTTCAAGCGGCAAAAAGTTCACGGGAACAATTTTGATGCACCAAACCTCCGTACATGTCTATAAGGATGCCGGGAAAGCTGAGCGCAATCAGGATAATATGGAAGTGCGAGTTGATGAAAAAGTACATAACGCTGATGATGTGAGAGCACTTGGCATCGAGGTTGGAGATTTTGTTTCTTTTGATCCTCGTGTACAGCTAACACCGTCCGGATATATTAAATCGCGTCATCTGGATGATAAAGCAAGCGTAGCGATCCTGCTTCAGCTAATCAAACAAATGAAAAGCGAAAACATCGAATTGCCATATACGACTCATTTCCTGATTTCAAATAATGAAGAAATCGGTTATGGAGGCAACTCGAACATCACTTCGGAAACAGTTGAGTACCTGGCGGTGGATATGGGGGCAATGGGCGATGGCCAATCTACCGATGAATACACGGTTTCCATTTGTGTGAAGGATGCGAGCGGCCCTTATCATTATGAACTTAGAAAAAGGCTGACACAACTGGCTATTGACAATGGAATCGGCTACAAACTCGATATCTATCCGTTTTACGGATCGGACGCTTCAGCCGCGATCCGTTCTGGACATGATATCATCCACGGTTTGATTGGGCCCGGAATCGATTCCTCACATGCATTTGAAAGAACACATAAAGATTCTATTGAAAATACAGCTAAGCTGCTTTATCACTATGTGCAATCTGAAATGGTCTTATAA